The genomic window ACTGTACAACTTGGGATTGGCTGGACACTTAGCAACAAAGATttctttatgaaaataatgcATTCAGTTtcagaaaaagtaaaaaaggAAGAAATCAAGGCCAAGCTAAATGACCTATGCCGTAAagctaaaacaaataaatctcTCAAAGGCCAAATAACAAAACTGAAAATTGAAATGGGTGAACTAAAGAACAAGTCCTTGAAAGACTTAGCTCTACCAATTGATGAGGAATATGATTGGAATTATGTTGCTAGTCTACTTCACTTAAGACACAAACCTCATGAGTATAGAGCAATGTGGAAACTGTTTCTACatccaaatataaataaaaatgtatggtCAGAAGCTGAAGCAAAAAGATTACTAGGTATAGCACATAAATTCAACTATCAGGGTTGGGACACAATtgcaaaagaattaaatagtGGTCGTACACAATTTcagtgttttatttcttttcggAGCAATACACTGAAATCTCAAGTAACAAGAAAGTGGACTcgagaagaagaagaatatttaaaaaggttagctgattattttaaaattggaaaTTGCATTCCATGGGCAAAAGTAGCAGCATCAATGGAAAACCGAACAAAAGTACAAGTATACAACAAGTATTTAAGACTTACTCAAGAAAGAAAAGGAAGATTTCTTCCTGAAGAAGATGCTATAATTCTaacttttatagaaaaatatggtCCTGATTTTAAAAAGATGATATGGTACTTGCCAGGACGAACTGTGGTCCAGTGCCGAGTGCGTTATGAAGTGTTATCCCAGAAAAGAAGTTCAGTAGTATGGACTGTAGAAGAAGACATAAAGTTAATGCAATTAGCAGCAAATCAAGATTCTCCCCGAAACTTCTGTAAAATAGCTGAATATTTTCcacataaaaatagaaaaatagtaCGGTCTAGGTATCTAGTGCTAGAAAAGTGGATGGCACGACATCCTAATGTCAATATTGTAAATGCCCCTAGGAGAGCATCAAGAGAAATAAAGCGTGGAAGTAGTTCAGATAGTTTAAATAAAgcaattgataatttaaaaaaacgacTAGAACTAGAATtacatgataaaaaaaataaagtagtgAATGAGGATTCCCCAGAAGATAAGATTGAAGATGAAATTATTAGTCTTCTCGTTAAAGAGCAGATAAAACTTGATGAACAGGAAAAATACAAGGCTATTCCAAAGGCCAATGATCAAGAAACAACTGATAATAGTGATCAAGAAAGTGAAACAATACCAGAAGAGCAAGGTGGTACAAACATTAAACTTGTAAAGCAAATACTGATTTTGCTTCGAGCcaagttaaataaaacaaaatttttacaaaGCTCAATATGTGAAGAATATCCTGAACTACTAGAAGAtgatcattttaatatatatggaacaatgaaaaaatCTTATTCTAGGAAAGTAAGCAACCCCACCAGTACTAATAAATGTCCTGATATTTGGGGTAGTAACACATTAGGTACAAATCATTTTATTCTTCCACCCAATTATGCAACAATCACAGGCTGTAGAAAACTAATGAATTCTGTTAAGGAAAGCCAACTAAGTAAtgcagtacaaaatctaaagGAATATATTAGCcaaaatagtatatttaaagaatCTATGcagcttttaaataaaagattctATACTTTATTCCTTTGGCCAATGATACTATCAACTCATAAGCCACCAGAGAAATTCTTCAGAAAGGAATCTAATAAACCGCATGAACAAGAAGCTTTTCCACCTGTTGTTTTTAAAGAAGACGATTATAAGTTTACTCAAGATAAGAATCAAAATGCTAAGCGTAGAGGTAAAGGCAATAAATTAGCAGATGATGTAATAGATTTGCCCAATAATAATGATCATGATGAAATCACCCTATTagaattacataattttgaagaagaagaaggcTGTATTTTGGGTCTAGAGTAAGATTTgtcataaagttttaaaaaatattttaattgaatgaaATCTTATATTGATTGAGCCCACTTCATTTTgcattgttaaataattattgttaaataaatgctCTTAAAGTGAAGGGAATATTATCATTTGATGTGTGTGCCGTTGATTACTTAAGAACAAATTATAAACCTAACTAAgaatatcataaatatttgtaaaacatgtgaaatatgcataaaaaattaatcagaGGTCAAGGAaaatttagattaaaatttaaaaagtttcatattttcttacattttatttaatgtaagaaaattttaaaatgtattattttttaattattttttttactccgAAATTCGAACTAGAAACCTCATGGGTTATTGTCGCGTCGCGTGGCCTCGCTAGAGCCAATAGTAACGCGGCAAGCAAGAACGAAGACAGCTGTCAATATGCGCTCTCTCTCTCTCACACTACAGCTTGTCTATAGTAGTACAGGCCCGTACCCatccattatttttttgatcaCCTGGCAGGTAGAAAGCCCTACCGAAATGATCTGTCTTTTtgggaattttattttatagttataacactccattaaaatttcaagctgcctcaaaaacatttattataattttttgcaaaaaatttTTGCACGCGTCTGGTAATGTTACAGCCCCGATTAAATTGTCTGGCTTATTgtttttcgtatttattaagtattacactgcaacatatataaattgcgtattgcctcaaatatatttttggggcaaaaagttaatatttttaaaaatgtagggGTTAATTTAGCCCCGCTACTCACCAGCCAGGTCTGCAATTCCGTGTTGGAATATAATAGGAGAGGTATGTGACAAGCTTTCAGCTTGCCTCAAATACCTACCCAAAAATTGGTCCCAGCTCTCGGACCATTAGCACATTTTGCCGCGTAACTATACCTAAAATCCCCCAAAATTTTTGTGGTAGGTACTTCGATTTTAGAGgtaatatcaaatataaatttaaaatatattcatatgaAATAGCTGTTGCAGTTATGCGAGTGCATTTTACACATTTACCTATTAACCTGCACTAAAAAACCTAACCAATTCGAATTAGGGtccatcaagaaaagagcgtaccaattcttaaaaagccggcaacgcactcgcgagccctatggcattgagagtgtccatgggcggcggtatcacttaacatcaggtggtTTTCCGTTCGATTTTACAACAGAGTTATTAAAGTGGCAACGTTATTTTATCACATTAAGAACTTGTCATTCATAAAACTATGTTTtgtttgcataaaatatgtttagttACGATTTTggtgttaatattaatattgaaacaaaaaaaataacatcttATTGCTGAGATTCGTCGTATAATATTCGTCTATCTAACCACAACATAGTGCTATTTAAACAATGCTGGACTTGTAGTAAACTATACCAGGAAATTGTAATGGGGTGAATGCTGTGAAACAAGTATCTGCTGAACTTAGTAAAAACAGCAGCACAAAACAATtaccaaataaattaaaacataccaGAGGTTTAACCCATCTAATCTAAATCTATATTCGCCAAACTAACAgacaaaaacattgttttatatcCTCTGTACGCATTAGCATGGCCCTAGTAAATAAACGTCCATTTGAATTTGATTGATTTGAGTGTACCTACCTATCATTAAACAGTTTgagtttaaaatttgtattaggTACACCTATAAACccaatcaaattaaaatgaagaaggcttatttatctttatatatataattcttctgtgagtgtgtatgtcactgaacttctctcaaacgactggaccgattttgattaatttttttgtgtgtgttcaaggggatctgggaatggtttagattcacaaatcagcccggcaggtggcgctgcagtcggtactttcatactttaatatcctaatagcttgaaatatcatgcaggacaacgtcaatggggtccactagtatggATATAAAGTGATAGTAATacaatgtaattgttttagtGGGACTTTACCCTACCTCTGCCTTAGTATGATACAGACGAAGTTATATATTGtcttaactttttttattaattccgAATATGAatctcatataatattataaacctaGCTACATAATGGAAAAACTTATaggtaatttttatacattttgactCAAACCAATAATGAAAAAGGACACGGAGATGTGAATTTTAGCTAGAATTAACGATTGAGAtgttttttcttgttttaCGAAAACTATGGCTCCGAAGAGCACGAAATttggattatttttaaaataattcaatagcatatacattattatttaatgggCTTTCTGAGTATTGTTGTCTTGTTCTTCACGGAGACGTTTTCCTTTTGGTAATAGTATGGGTCCATCCTTATTATCAATGATGTGGCTGGACCTCAAAACAAGCTTATTTTCTACTGTACCAACAAAATACAGAGTGCGCTTCTCTTAATCATAAATCTAAAAGCGTTTCATTCATCGATATAGTTCAATAAATTATCGACTAATCACGACGCAGTTAATATCCTGACCAGTGGCGTAGCTACCTAGGGGCTAGGCGGGGCAGTGCCCCGGGGCCCTCAAGCTCAGGGGGCCCTCAAATCCTTACCAGAAATCTCGATCGAACTGAAATCTTGgaaatttctcccattttcaaaataaatatgagaGGTTGCAACCCTACTTTAATCATGACAACTCAGTTGAgagaaattcaaaagttatgcCTAGGGAATTCCCCTAAATTCTTTCTGTACGTTGGCAGTGTCGTCAATTTGACGGATATGTGCGTTTTGGAATTCGAGATTGGAAGCATTTATAAGAAAGAATTAAACAATACAGTTGTTCGAGTGCGCTGTAGTGCTCAAAATAGCTTAAGTAGCttagcatttttaaagtatttgtatattcatatttttatttgataaaacctaATCAGTTTACACAGCAGGGGGCCCCATTTTTCAATTTGGCCCAGGGCCCTTGGTTGCCTAGCTACGCCACTGATCCTGACAGTTTTTGCTGCAACTTCAAGTCATTTAATATACAGCTTATGAGCTAATGACCTTATTTCCCTTTCCTATCGTAAGtttaacgaataaaaaaataacaagaaTTAGTACATAATTTTGATTtcatttcaaatataatttatggtTAAATATCCTTTCACAAGTAATCAGCGCATTCGATTCTACTTATCAAGTTTAGATTTTTTGGGTAAATGCTTGCAatcttatttgtttaaaatcgtttattaaatCAACTAAATCGTAAAACTTATCatcattattacaataatttctatgTAATTGGAATAGAAAAAAGATAAGCAATTATTGTGTTCcaacttcgaaaaaaaaatattatacaaaatctaTGATGTCTCCTTCGGATTTTTAAAAGTGCACTCTTGACTCTACCCTGTAAGACTTAAGTGAAACTCAAACTCGTGAACAATCGTCTTCGAATTTTAAAGTAAGAGCTTTCCTACTCTGTGCCCTAGTAGTCTGTGTCCTAGTTGTAGTCTGGTCTCTACTCTGTAGTCCTATCACTCCTAGCCGTAATTATAATCTTTGGGGTTAGAGAACTTGgagaattttgttatttatactgagttaaatattttcttcaaaGCATGagataaaaacatacataaactTCAGGAATATGTACGAATTAAAAGCATGTTCTGTATGCCTTAGTACAGGTGTGAAATTTGTGAATATAGATAGTGGTCCATTAAGACATGAATACAATCTCGTTTCCGGTCTGAaggtttgttttgtttatattttaatatttttttatatagcaaGGAAATGTGCAGCGGTGTTTAAAAGTTTATCTtcacattaatattaataattcgtGTTCAATTCTCCATAAAAGGAATT from Pieris napi chromosome 12, ilPieNapi1.2, whole genome shotgun sequence includes these protein-coding regions:
- the LOC125054524 gene encoding snRNA-activating protein complex subunit 4, encoding MSDTDLDIESDEEAELEDLRKLNEALADDDAGPSRDTSQYSFNTKVSISDSLLDETSEIDTTIALNKLYDQKLQILEIKLHNRLRECRQRLQAVQNMVTKEKLPVRSFRHITCGKPYFKDRNGFSPPENKESFLRKQAHILDYSTVQLGIGWTLSNKDFFMKIMHSVSEKVKKEEIKAKLNDLCRKAKTNKSLKGQITKLKIEMGELKNKSLKDLALPIDEEYDWNYVASLLHLRHKPHEYRAMWKLFLHPNINKNVWSEAEAKRLLGIAHKFNYQGWDTIAKELNSGRTQFQCFISFRSNTLKSQVTRKWTREEEEYLKRLADYFKIGNCIPWAKVAASMENRTKVQVYNKYLRLTQERKGRFLPEEDAIILTFIEKYGPDFKKMIWYLPGRTVVQCRVRYEVLSQKRSSVVWTVEEDIKLMQLAANQDSPRNFCKIAEYFPHKNRKIVRSRYLVLEKWMARHPNVNIVNAPRRASREIKRGSSSDSLNKAIDNLKKRLELELHDKKNKVVNEDSPEDKIEDEIISLLVKEQIKLDEQEKYKAIPKANDQETTDNSDQESETIPEEQGGTNIKLVKQILILLRAKLNKTKFLQSSICEEYPELLEDDHFNIYGTMKKSYSRKVSNPTSTNKCPDIWGSNTLGTNHFILPPNYATITGCRKLMNSVKESQLSNAVQNLKEYISQNSIFKESMQLLNKRFYTLFLWPMILSTHKPPEKFFRKESNKPHEQEAFPPVVFKEDDYKFTQDKNQNAKRRGKGNKLADDVIDLPNNNDHDEITLLELHNFEEEEGCILGLE